From the Bacteroidia bacterium genome, one window contains:
- the nuoB gene encoding NADH-quinone oxidoreductase subunit NuoB: MGLESAIGEGYITTKLDALIGWARKSSLWPMPMGLSCCAIELMSAGDPRHDISRFGMEVMRFSPRQSDVMIVAGTVTYKMASVVRKIYDQMAEPRWVIAMGACASSGGMFRSYSVVQGIDQFIPVDVFTAGCPPRPENLFHALIELQDKVSKSSVLDYQNRKDPIIVQ; this comes from the coding sequence ATGGGATTAGAATCAGCGATAGGCGAAGGATACATTACCACAAAGCTCGACGCCCTGATCGGCTGGGCGCGCAAAAGTTCGCTCTGGCCGATGCCGATGGGACTTTCCTGCTGTGCGATAGAACTGATGTCCGCCGGCGATCCGCGCCACGACATCTCGCGCTTCGGCATGGAAGTGATGCGTTTTTCACCGCGGCAGTCCGATGTGATGATTGTCGCCGGTACGGTGACGTACAAAATGGCCAGCGTCGTCCGCAAGATTTACGATCAGATGGCCGAACCCCGCTGGGTGATCGCCATGGGTGCCTGTGCGTCGTCGGGCGGCATGTTCCGTTCCTATTCCGTGGTGCAGGGCATTGACCAGTTCATTCCCGTGGATGTGTTCACCGCCGGATGTCCCCCACGTCCCGAGAATCTCTTCCATGCGCTGATCGAGCTGCAGGACAAAGTCAGCAAATCCAGCGTGCTGGACTATCAGAACCGCAAAGATCCGATCATTGTCCAATAA
- a CDS encoding NADH-quinone oxidoreductase subunit C produces MNETLEKLVASMKDRFGAGITNVTEFRDDVIVTVSRDIIVEATTFLRDNADCPFPLCEDVFGVDQFTRKQRFEVNYHFFSVAKKERIHLKVQVEEQDASVPSITGVFPGAGWYERETFDMYGITFPGNNDLRRMYMPESYEYFPLRKDFPLMGIPGSIPLPKRGGA; encoded by the coding sequence ATGAACGAAACCCTGGAAAAGCTCGTCGCCTCGATGAAAGATCGCTTCGGCGCGGGCATAACGAACGTCACGGAATTCCGCGATGATGTGATCGTCACCGTCTCGCGCGATATCATCGTGGAGGCGACGACCTTTCTTCGCGACAATGCCGATTGCCCCTTTCCCCTGTGCGAGGACGTGTTCGGCGTCGACCAGTTCACGCGCAAGCAGCGTTTTGAGGTGAATTACCATTTTTTCTCCGTCGCAAAAAAGGAGAGAATTCATCTCAAGGTGCAGGTGGAGGAGCAGGATGCCTCCGTACCCTCCATCACCGGTGTGTTTCCCGGCGCGGGCTGGTACGAGCGTGAGACCTTCGACATGTACGGCATCACCTTTCCCGGCAACAACGATTTACGCCGCATGTACATGCCGGAGAGCTACGAGTACTTTCCGCTGCGGAAGGATTTCCCGCTTATGGGCATCCCCGGTTCCATTCCCCTTCCGAAGCGAGGTGGCGCATGA
- the ndhC gene encoding NADH-quinone oxidoreductase subunit A, which translates to MIESYIPIFMILGAAMVFGVVSVNMSWLLGPQRPYREKMTTYESGIDPVTTAHTRFSVKYYMVALSFIIFDIEVVFMYPWAVRFKELGWPGFVVILVFVVVLVVGFIYELKKGALRWD; encoded by the coding sequence ATGATTGAATCCTACATCCCGATTTTCATGATCCTTGGCGCCGCCATGGTCTTCGGCGTCGTCTCCGTGAACATGTCATGGCTCCTGGGGCCGCAGCGGCCGTATCGCGAGAAAATGACCACGTACGAAAGCGGCATCGACCCTGTGACGACCGCTCACACCCGTTTTTCCGTGAAATACTACATGGTGGCGCTCTCCTTCATCATCTTCGACATCGAAGTGGTGTTCATGTATCCCTGGGCGGTACGCTTCAAGGAACTCGGATGGCCGGGTTTTGTTGTTATTCTTGTATTCGTGGTCGTCCTTGTGGTCGGCTTCATTTACGAGTTGAAGAAAGGAGCATTACGATGGGATTAG